The nucleotide sequence TATGGGCGGCATAATGAAAGGTCAAATGGCTACTTTAAGCGATGAAGATATGGCAGCAGTAAATGACTATATCTCAACTTTAAAATAAATCTCAATCAGGCGGGCGATAACCGTCCGCTTCTTTTTTCTTTATCAGTTCGTTTCGTCTTTTTTCCATATTATAAGCATCATTTAACGTATCTTCGCTATCGTATTTCGTACCATCTAAAAACTTAGCGTAATCATCAAATTGTCTATTTTTTATACCCCAAAGTAAGCCAAAAAGAGCAAGTGCTCCAAGCAAAGTAGAGATCCCAAGCATAATGGCTATTATCATTCCCATATTTATCCTTTAAATTTAATTCTTATTTTAGCTGAGTTTAAAACTACGATGATAGAGCTAAGCGACATCGACAAAGCCGCAAACAAAGGTATAATAAAACCAGCCATAGCAAGAGGAACTGTAATAGCATTGTAAAACAGCGAAAATCCAAGATTTTGCTTCACTGTTTTAAATGTAAATTTAGAAATATCAAGAGCCTCTTTCAGACTTTTTAAGCTATCATTTAGAAGCACAACATCACTTTTTTCAACACTTATTTGCGCTCCACTTCCAAGGCAAATTCCTACTTTAGCGCTACTTAAAGCTACTGCGTCATTTATACCATCGCCGACCATTACGACTTGCATATTATTGTTTAATTCTTTTATAATACGCGACTTTTCAATAGGAGTCGTTTCTGCGTAAAACTCACTTATACCAAGCTCATTTGCGACTTTACTAGCTACACTTTTTTTATCTCCAGTTAGCATCACTACTTTATATCCAGAATTTATAAGATCATTTACCACGCTTTTTGCATCATCTCTTAACTCATCAGCAAGTTCAAAAGCAGCCACCACTTTACCATCTACAGCAAAATAATAACTCAAACTCTCACTCTCAAACTCTCCAAATCCCAATTCTCGCATAAACTCGCTACTTCCTCCAGCTAAAGATATATTTTTAAATTTAGCCTTTACTCCACGAGCCAATATATTTTCCACATCGCTAAGCTGATAAATACTACCATCTAAACTATTTTTTAAAGCAACACTAACAGGATGAGTCGAAACATTTAAAAGTGAATACAAAAGATTTTGATCAAACTCGGTAAATTTAGTAGCTTTTATCAAATTTAATTTTGCTTTTGAAAGCGTTCCTGTTTTATCA is from Campylobacter fetus subsp. testudinum 03-427 and encodes:
- the ccoS gene encoding cytochrome oxidase maturation protein, cbb3-type (Pfam match to PF03597.11 FixS) codes for the protein MGMIIAIMLGISTLLGALALFGLLWGIKNRQFDDYAKFLDGTKYDSEDTLNDAYNMEKRRNELIKKKEADGYRPPD